The following are encoded together in the Streptomyces rapamycinicus NRRL 5491 genome:
- a CDS encoding sugar phosphate isomerase/epimerase family protein, whose amino-acid sequence MIINTFSYLWSTTATAAVSELVQNGYNTFEVPISSPHCWPEEISSSERSAMLATLNENGAKIRSLNAGGYDINLASPGASMRRKSIEHITSVIDLAVAWNVPEIVISPGTRRPMISPSLESVYGWMHESLEELIPLAKRAGKRLLFENTPYCFAPTIGELADIVGTVNDDALKIVYDVANAAYIEEDPVSGLRAHHESVALMHISDTGTETWGHDPIGTGVIDWNGLGKAVQETIGVGNVVLEVIREENTLEEFAKAIRDLDEEGWNLGE is encoded by the coding sequence ATGATCATCAACACGTTTTCATATCTTTGGTCGACAACGGCGACCGCTGCGGTATCCGAGTTGGTCCAGAATGGGTACAACACCTTCGAGGTTCCCATCAGCTCTCCACACTGCTGGCCGGAAGAGATCTCCAGCTCCGAGCGTTCGGCAATGCTGGCGACGCTCAACGAGAACGGCGCCAAGATCCGCTCCCTGAATGCCGGCGGATACGACATCAATCTGGCCAGCCCTGGTGCCAGCATGCGCCGGAAGAGCATCGAGCACATCACGTCGGTGATCGACCTTGCGGTGGCTTGGAATGTCCCGGAAATTGTGATATCACCCGGCACGCGGCGCCCTATGATCTCCCCCTCGCTCGAGAGTGTCTACGGGTGGATGCATGAAAGCCTGGAAGAGCTGATCCCGCTGGCCAAGCGGGCGGGAAAGCGGCTCCTCTTCGAGAACACCCCCTACTGCTTCGCACCGACGATTGGGGAACTGGCAGATATCGTCGGCACAGTCAATGATGATGCACTGAAAATCGTGTACGACGTCGCGAACGCTGCTTACATCGAGGAGGATCCCGTATCGGGTCTGCGTGCACACCACGAATCGGTTGCGCTCATGCATATCTCCGACACGGGGACAGAAACGTGGGGACACGACCCCATCGGCACTGGGGTGATCGATTGGAACGGGCTGGGTAAAGCGGTCCAAGAAACAATCGGGGTGGGTAACGTCGTGCTCGAAGTCATCCGCGAAGAGAACACCCTGGAAGAATTCGCGAAGGCGATACGTGACCTCGATGAAGAGGGTTGGAATCTCGGAGAGTAA
- a CDS encoding SDR family NAD(P)-dependent oxidoreductase: MRVLVSGGSSGIGASASLRIAEAALARGEQPMIAVSGLTANARQDEVVRSIQSMGGKAIALTGDLGDPDVPGQLVTVVVDEFGGLDALVANAGIANPGALKDLSLEDWDGMFSVNLRGAWLLAKASYPHLKDSRGSACFTSSMSGQLPHAGSGAYSPTKAALTMLAQTLALEWAPDGIRVNVVSPGMTRTQMTEQMYLDPEVKKAREEIIPLSKIGDPMDIANVIEFLVSPLAGYVTGQDVCVDGGFSKSILSHIPGRPSSKF; encoded by the coding sequence ATGAGAGTTCTGGTCAGTGGCGGAAGCAGCGGCATCGGCGCGTCTGCAAGCCTGAGGATCGCAGAGGCGGCGCTCGCCCGTGGCGAACAGCCAATGATCGCGGTATCTGGCCTTACTGCGAACGCGCGACAAGACGAGGTCGTCCGATCGATCCAGTCGATGGGCGGCAAAGCCATTGCATTGACAGGAGACCTGGGTGATCCCGACGTGCCCGGTCAGCTGGTAACCGTTGTGGTCGACGAGTTCGGCGGCTTGGATGCGCTGGTGGCAAATGCCGGAATCGCCAACCCTGGCGCACTCAAGGATCTCTCCCTCGAGGACTGGGACGGCATGTTCTCCGTCAACCTCCGCGGGGCGTGGCTACTTGCCAAAGCAAGTTACCCGCACCTGAAGGATAGTCGCGGGTCCGCCTGTTTCACCTCTTCGATGTCCGGCCAGCTCCCACATGCCGGATCGGGTGCTTACAGTCCGACCAAGGCTGCACTCACGATGTTGGCTCAGACACTCGCACTGGAATGGGCACCTGACGGAATCCGCGTGAACGTGGTATCCCCGGGCATGACTCGCACGCAGATGACTGAACAAATGTACCTCGATCCCGAAGTGAAGAAGGCAAGGGAGGAAATCATCCCGTTGTCGAAAATTGGCGACCCGATGGATATCGCGAACGTGATCGAGTTTCTTGTCAGCCCGCTGGCAGGATATGTCACCGGCCAAGATGTCTGCGTCGATGGGGGCTTCTCCAAGTCCATTCTCAGTCACATTCCCGGTCGGCCCAGCTCCAAGTTCTGA
- a CDS encoding IS1182 family transposase, producing MRIRDEFGPVFESEQFVAAFAHRGGPSVSPGMLALVSVMQYAERLTDRQAADAVRGRIDWQYALGLQLADPGFDFSVLSEFRDRLIAHGLEQQILDAILAQCNKRGLLRAGGRARTDSTHVIACIRDLNRLEFVTETMRCALEALAVAAPAWLAGTDAVNADWLARYQQRADSYRLPKGEPERTAFAENVGGDGYELLHTLDDPTAPAHLRDLEAVVLLRTVWAQEYQRDARGVRWRGHKQRPPGAARIVSPHDVDARCGVKRGSAWDGYKTHLTESCDDGLPHLITCTATTPATTDDHRLTAAVHQSLTERGLKPAEHYVDSGYTSAKIILEARARGVEVIGPVRQAGGRPALLGSGYAATDFRIDWRARQVTCPQGRISTRWTDTTIGGETRVHIDFSGAGCTSCPAKDACTTAAYRVLTLLPREEHELLRQRRAEQQTDQWKKQYHTRAGVEGSISQAVRRTGTRRTRYRGLAKTSLAQVLTAAALNLYRLDTWWTGTPWAPHESPTTNSLSSATRPDRQNPDHIRQQSPTAITVTRITPSCLAVIVRVINSVSSRTTK from the coding sequence ATGCGGATCAGGGACGAGTTCGGGCCGGTATTTGAAAGCGAGCAGTTCGTGGCGGCGTTCGCGCATCGGGGCGGTCCGTCCGTGTCTCCGGGGATGCTGGCGCTGGTCAGCGTGATGCAGTACGCAGAGCGGCTGACCGACCGGCAGGCCGCTGATGCGGTGCGCGGCCGGATCGACTGGCAATACGCCCTCGGCCTCCAACTCGCTGACCCTGGCTTCGATTTCTCAGTGCTCAGCGAGTTCCGCGACCGGTTGATCGCCCACGGCCTGGAACAGCAGATCCTGGACGCCATCCTCGCGCAGTGCAACAAACGGGGACTCCTGCGGGCCGGCGGCCGGGCCCGCACCGACTCCACCCACGTCATCGCCTGCATCCGTGACCTGAACCGGCTGGAGTTCGTCACCGAGACCATGCGCTGCGCCCTGGAGGCTCTGGCGGTGGCCGCCCCCGCCTGGCTGGCCGGCACCGACGCGGTCAACGCGGACTGGCTCGCGCGCTACCAGCAGCGCGCCGACTCCTACCGGCTGCCCAAGGGCGAGCCCGAGCGCACCGCGTTCGCCGAGAACGTCGGGGGCGACGGCTACGAATTACTCCACACTCTCGACGATCCCACCGCCCCCGCCCACCTCCGCGACCTCGAGGCGGTCGTGCTCCTGCGCACCGTGTGGGCCCAGGAGTACCAGCGCGACGCCCGCGGAGTACGCTGGCGCGGGCACAAACAACGCCCGCCGGGAGCGGCACGCATCGTCTCCCCACACGACGTGGACGCGCGCTGCGGGGTGAAGCGGGGATCCGCCTGGGACGGCTACAAGACCCATCTCACCGAAAGCTGCGACGACGGCCTTCCCCACCTGATCACGTGCACGGCCACCACACCGGCCACGACGGACGATCACCGGCTCACCGCCGCCGTCCACCAGTCCTTGACCGAGCGAGGCCTGAAGCCGGCCGAGCACTACGTGGACAGCGGCTACACCAGCGCGAAGATCATCCTTGAAGCTCGTGCACGGGGCGTCGAGGTCATCGGGCCGGTCAGGCAGGCCGGCGGCCGACCGGCCCTGCTCGGCAGCGGCTACGCCGCCACCGACTTCCGCATCGACTGGCGGGCCCGGCAGGTGACCTGCCCGCAGGGCCGGATCAGCACCCGCTGGACCGACACCACCATCGGCGGCGAAACCCGCGTCCACATCGACTTCTCCGGGGCCGGATGCACCAGCTGCCCGGCCAAGGACGCCTGCACCACGGCCGCCTACCGTGTCCTGACGCTGCTGCCACGCGAAGAGCACGAACTCCTCCGACAACGTCGGGCAGAACAGCAGACCGATCAGTGGAAGAAGCAGTACCACACCAGGGCCGGGGTGGAGGGCAGCATCTCGCAGGCGGTGCGGCGCACCGGCACCCGGCGCACTCGCTACCGCGGCCTCGCCAAAACCTCATTGGCCCAAGTCCTGACCGCGGCCGCACTCAACCTCTACCGCCTCGACACTTGGTGGACCGGAACCCCCTGGGCACCGCACGAGTCTCCCACTACGAACAGCTTGTCCTCAGCCACGCGGCCTGACCGACAAAACCCAGATCACATCCGCCAACAGAGTCCCACAGCCATCACCGTCACGCGGATCACCCCGTCCTGTCTGGCTGTGATCGTCCGGGTCATCAACTCGGTCAGCAGCCGCACCACCAAGTGA
- a CDS encoding integrase core domain-containing protein gives MFVRLLYKMTRKLISLPSTLLRNDAVKDAELLVLRHENAVLRRQLTRPVSYEPSDRFWFAALSGLIPRLRWREVFPVTPGTLLGWHRRFIAAKWDYSVRRRTGRPPTAMATKNLVLRLADENPRWGHRRIQGELARLGHRIAPSTVWQILHAAGIDPAPRRSGPTWRGFLSSQAEGIIAADFFHIDTALGRRLYALAFLEHGTRRLHITGVTANPTRGWTVQQARNLTADLGMRMESLRFLLRDRDGKYGEAFDAVFKAEELDVIKSAPRAPRMNAHCERVIGSIHREALDHVLILGEAHARQVLAVYQSHYNKHRPHQARTQLPPDAQNQPAATDTGAHRLLRTRILRGLISEYRYAA, from the coding sequence ATGTTCGTACGCCTGCTATACAAGATGACCCGCAAGTTGATCTCCCTCCCATCGACGTTACTCCGCAACGATGCCGTGAAGGACGCGGAGCTACTCGTACTCCGCCACGAGAATGCGGTCCTGCGCCGGCAGCTGACCCGACCAGTCAGCTACGAGCCATCGGACCGGTTCTGGTTCGCAGCCCTGTCCGGACTCATACCCCGCCTGCGCTGGCGCGAGGTCTTCCCGGTCACCCCCGGTACCCTGCTGGGCTGGCACCGCAGGTTCATCGCCGCGAAGTGGGACTACAGCGTGCGCAGACGCACCGGTCGACCACCCACCGCCATGGCGACCAAGAACCTCGTCCTGCGACTCGCCGACGAGAATCCGCGCTGGGGCCACAGGCGAATCCAGGGCGAGTTGGCCCGGCTCGGACACCGGATCGCACCCTCGACGGTGTGGCAGATCCTGCACGCAGCGGGCATCGACCCGGCGCCGCGTCGCTCCGGTCCGACCTGGCGTGGGTTCCTCAGCTCGCAAGCCGAGGGCATCATCGCGGCGGACTTCTTCCACATCGACACCGCGCTCGGCAGGCGGCTGTACGCGCTGGCCTTCCTCGAGCACGGTACCCGACGCCTGCACATCACCGGCGTCACCGCCAACCCGACGCGGGGATGGACCGTGCAGCAGGCAAGAAATCTCACCGCTGACCTCGGCATGCGCATGGAGTCCCTGCGGTTCCTGCTGCGCGATCGGGACGGCAAGTACGGCGAGGCATTCGACGCCGTCTTCAAAGCCGAGGAACTGGACGTGATCAAGAGCGCGCCACGAGCACCTCGGATGAACGCCCACTGCGAACGCGTCATCGGCAGCATCCACCGCGAGGCCCTCGACCACGTCCTCATTCTGGGCGAAGCGCATGCCCGACAGGTCCTTGCTGTCTACCAGAGTCACTACAACAAGCACCGGCCCCACCAGGCCCGCACCCAACTACCACCCGATGCCCAGAATCAGCCTGCTGCAACGGACACCGGCGCTCACCGACTGCTGCGAACCCGCATCCTCCGCGGCCTCATCAGCGAGTACCGATACGCCGCGTGA
- a CDS encoding lactonase family protein → MIGLSVAVTTVAAAVTTFSLANASEEHRPDAASSTKAAATGADHAVFVQGNEVSGNTIHAFKRSGTGKLTAAGNYKTGGKGAVATGAPTDALASQGSLVYDARHHLLIGVNAGSGSVTSFGVSGQKLSNRQSVSSGGDFPLSVAVYGDTAYVLNGGGEASVQGFNITAQGLKAIPGSKRLLGVKGPAVPVFSDNPAQVSFTPDGENLAVTLKSTNTIEVFPVAADGTLAKKAVSNKSAGNVPFGFTFDQGGRLLVTEAEESTVSTYEVGVGGKLTTVTAAVPNGQNTLCWIQAAGGFFYGASTGNSAVTAYSVDSAGKVSVVAKQAVPLSADSRGTIDMAASADGAFLYVQNGTTGNIDGFRVAANGKLTLVTRATEGLPKFSAEKGGMEGIVAA, encoded by the coding sequence GTGATCGGCCTCTCGGTCGCAGTGACCACGGTGGCGGCCGCCGTGACGACGTTCAGCCTGGCCAACGCCAGTGAGGAACATCGTCCGGACGCCGCGTCCAGTACGAAGGCCGCTGCCACCGGTGCGGACCACGCGGTGTTCGTCCAGGGCAACGAAGTGTCCGGCAACACCATCCACGCGTTCAAGCGTTCCGGCACAGGCAAGCTGACCGCCGCCGGCAACTACAAGACCGGAGGCAAGGGCGCGGTTGCCACCGGTGCGCCCACCGACGCGCTCGCTTCGCAGGGTTCCCTGGTCTATGACGCGCGGCATCACCTGCTGATCGGTGTCAACGCGGGCAGTGGTTCGGTCACCTCGTTCGGCGTCTCCGGCCAGAAGCTCTCCAACCGCCAGTCGGTCTCCTCGGGAGGTGACTTCCCCCTGTCGGTCGCGGTGTACGGCGACACCGCCTATGTATTGAACGGTGGCGGCGAAGCGTCGGTGCAGGGCTTCAACATCACCGCGCAGGGCCTGAAGGCCATACCCGGATCGAAGCGCCTGCTCGGGGTCAAGGGCCCTGCTGTCCCGGTCTTCAGCGACAACCCCGCCCAGGTTTCGTTCACGCCCGACGGCGAAAACCTGGCCGTGACCCTCAAGTCGACCAACACGATCGAGGTCTTCCCGGTCGCGGCCGACGGTACCCTCGCCAAGAAGGCCGTCTCCAACAAGTCGGCAGGCAACGTCCCCTTCGGCTTCACCTTCGACCAGGGTGGCCGGCTGCTCGTCACCGAGGCCGAGGAATCGACGGTCAGCACCTACGAGGTCGGCGTCGGCGGAAAGCTGACCACTGTGACGGCCGCGGTGCCGAACGGGCAGAACACGCTGTGCTGGATCCAGGCCGCGGGCGGCTTCTTCTACGGTGCCAGCACCGGCAATTCAGCGGTGACCGCGTACTCCGTGGACTCGGCAGGGAAGGTCAGCGTGGTGGCCAAGCAGGCGGTGCCGCTGTCGGCCGACTCCCGTGGCACGATCGACATGGCAGCCTCCGCCGATGGGGCGTTCCTCTACGTACAGAACGGAACGACCGGCAACATCGACGGATTCCGGGTCGCGGCCAACGGCAAGCTGACCCTGGTCACCAGGGCCACTGAAGGCCTGCCGAAGTTCTCCGCGGAGAAGGGTGGCATGGAGGGCATCGTCGCCGCGTGA
- a CDS encoding integrase core domain-containing protein codes for MGKPTFTDTALLVTPRSVLRRHARLIARKWTYPHRRPSRPPKPEALRRLVLRLARENPGWGYRRIHGEPLGLGRKVGASTVWEILKKAGTDPSPQRADRSWAAFLTAQLSAIVATDLFHIDTVLLRRWFALFFIHHGARRMHIAGITRHPTSPWITQQARNYLMDLGDRAESIKFLIRDRGAYFTDSFEAVFQAAGVRVIPTLPAVPRMNAIAERWIGSCRHEATDRILITGERHLRLVLDEYTEHYNSHRPHRPLGQRAPGRLTESEPIIATGKTRISRRDRLSGLIHEYSQVA; via the coding sequence GTGGGCAAGCCGACCTTCACCGACACTGCATTGCTGGTCACTCCACGGTCGGTCCTACGACGGCACGCACGCCTCATCGCCCGGAAGTGGACCTATCCACACCGCCGCCCGAGCCGACCTCCGAAGCCGGAAGCACTGCGGCGCCTGGTCCTGCGCCTCGCGCGGGAGAACCCGGGGTGGGGATATCGACGGATCCACGGCGAACCGCTTGGTCTGGGACGCAAGGTCGGCGCCTCCACCGTCTGGGAGATACTGAAGAAGGCTGGGACCGACCCATCACCGCAACGCGCGGACCGCTCATGGGCTGCTTTCCTCACAGCGCAGCTCTCCGCCATCGTGGCCACCGACCTCTTCCACATCGACACCGTCCTCTTGCGGCGCTGGTTCGCGTTGTTCTTCATCCACCATGGCGCCCGCCGCATGCACATCGCCGGCATCACTCGACACCCGACCAGCCCCTGGATCACCCAGCAAGCCCGGAACTACCTCATGGACCTGGGCGACCGCGCAGAGTCGATCAAGTTCCTCATCCGGGACCGCGGCGCCTACTTCACCGACAGCTTCGAAGCCGTCTTCCAAGCAGCCGGCGTACGCGTCATCCCCACACTGCCCGCTGTGCCACGGATGAACGCCATCGCCGAACGCTGGATCGGATCATGCCGACACGAGGCAACCGACCGCATCCTGATCACCGGAGAACGGCACCTCCGCCTCGTCCTCGACGAGTACACGGAGCACTACAACAGTCACCGGCCGCATCGACCCCTCGGACAACGGGCGCCAGGCCGACTCACCGAGTCCGAACCAATTATCGCCACTGGCAAAACCCGCATCTCCCGACGCGATCGACTCAGCGGCCTCATCCACGAATACTCGCAGGTCGCATAG
- a CDS encoding MIP/aquaporin family protein: protein MRKPLAEFIGALFLVFTITATVLSNAALAPLAIGASLMVMVYAGGHVSGAHFNPAVTLGVFVRGRIKGREAMAYVVAQVAGGLVGGLIGRWVVDPDEVTAVSLSGHQIGAALVAEALLTFMLAYVVLNVATSSDHPQNSFYGLAIGFTVLAGAVAVGGVSGGVFNPAVAVGGSVAGLFSWSSLWVYLIAQGVGGTLAGFVFLALNPDERETPRAEPDTAERDVDAPGTGAPART, encoded by the coding sequence TTGCGTAAACCGTTGGCTGAATTCATCGGCGCGTTATTCCTGGTTTTCACCATCACCGCGACAGTACTGTCCAATGCGGCCCTCGCGCCCTTGGCGATTGGCGCGTCCCTCATGGTGATGGTGTACGCCGGAGGCCATGTCTCGGGTGCTCACTTCAACCCGGCTGTCACGCTCGGCGTCTTCGTGAGAGGCCGCATCAAGGGCCGTGAGGCCATGGCTTACGTGGTGGCACAGGTGGCGGGCGGACTGGTGGGAGGACTGATCGGTCGCTGGGTCGTCGATCCGGATGAGGTGACAGCCGTCTCCTTGTCGGGGCATCAGATCGGAGCAGCGCTCGTAGCGGAAGCACTTTTGACCTTCATGCTGGCCTACGTGGTTCTCAATGTCGCCACCAGCAGCGACCACCCGCAGAATTCCTTCTACGGCTTGGCCATTGGTTTTACGGTCCTCGCAGGTGCGGTGGCAGTGGGGGGCGTATCAGGAGGGGTCTTCAACCCGGCTGTTGCCGTGGGCGGTTCTGTGGCCGGATTGTTCTCCTGGTCGTCGCTGTGGGTATATCTCATAGCTCAAGGTGTCGGCGGTACACTCGCGGGCTTCGTTTTTCTCGCGCTGAACCCTGATGAGCGCGAGACGCCACGGGCAGAGCCGGACACGGCGGAGCGTGACGTCGATGCGCCGGGCACAGGAGCCCCCGCTCGGACCTGA
- the katG gene encoding catalase/peroxidase HPI, producing the protein MSEKHDAIVTDAKTEESGGCPVARGRAAHPTQGGGNRQWWPERLNLQILAKDPVVANPLGAEFDYAQAFAGLDLAGVKREIAEVLTTSQDWWPADFGNYGPLMIRMAWHSAGTYRISDGRGGGGRGQQRFAPLNSWPDNGNLDKARRLLWPVKKKYGQSISWADLLILTGNVALETMGFETFGFGGGRADVWEADEDVYWGPETTWLDDQRYTGDRELENPLGAVQMGLIYVNPEGPNGNPDPIAAARDIRETFRRMAMNDEETVALIAGGHTFGKTHGAGPADAVGNDPEAASMEQQGLGWKSTYGTGKGGDAITSGLEVTWTTKPTQWSNDFFDILFGYEWELTQSPAGANQWVAKDAQEIIPDAHDPSKKRLPTMLTTDLSLRFDPIYGPISKRFHENPAEFADAFARAWYKLTHRDLGPKSLYLGPEVPAETFLWQDPLPEAQGEAIDAEDVAVLKTKLLESGLSVAQLVSTAWASASTFRGSDKRGGANGARIRLQPQRGWEVNDPDELAQVLRTLENIQGEFNSGVKKVSLADLIVLGGSAAVEKAAKEAGFQVEVPFTAGRVDATEEQTDAESFEALEPTADGFRNYHGKGNRLPAEYLLLDRANLLTLSAPEMTVLVGGLRVLGAGHQQSRLGAFTRTPGSLTNDFFVNLLDLGTIWTSTSEDQTTFEGRDAATGEVKWAGSRADLVFGSNSELRALAEVYASDDAKEKFVHDFAAAWVKVMNLDRFDLP; encoded by the coding sequence ATGTCCGAGAAGCACGATGCCATCGTGACCGACGCGAAGACCGAGGAGTCGGGCGGCTGCCCGGTCGCCCGCGGTCGCGCCGCACACCCCACCCAGGGGGGCGGCAACCGTCAGTGGTGGCCGGAACGGCTCAACCTGCAGATCCTCGCCAAGGACCCCGTGGTCGCCAACCCGCTCGGTGCGGAGTTCGACTACGCGCAGGCGTTCGCCGGCCTCGACCTGGCGGGCGTGAAACGGGAGATCGCCGAGGTGCTGACCACCTCGCAGGACTGGTGGCCCGCGGACTTCGGCAACTACGGCCCGCTGATGATCCGTATGGCCTGGCACAGCGCCGGCACCTACCGCATCAGCGACGGCCGCGGCGGTGGCGGTCGTGGTCAGCAGCGCTTCGCCCCTCTGAACAGCTGGCCGGACAACGGTAACCTCGACAAGGCCCGCCGTCTGCTGTGGCCGGTCAAGAAGAAGTACGGCCAGTCCATCTCCTGGGCCGATCTCCTCATCCTCACCGGTAACGTCGCCCTGGAGACGATGGGCTTCGAGACGTTCGGCTTCGGCGGCGGCCGCGCCGACGTCTGGGAGGCCGACGAGGACGTGTACTGGGGTCCCGAGACCACCTGGCTCGACGATCAGCGCTACACCGGCGACCGTGAGCTGGAGAACCCGCTCGGCGCCGTCCAGATGGGTCTGATCTACGTCAACCCCGAGGGCCCGAACGGCAACCCGGACCCGATCGCCGCGGCCCGCGACATCCGTGAGACGTTCCGCCGCATGGCGATGAACGACGAGGAGACCGTCGCCCTGATCGCCGGTGGCCACACCTTCGGCAAGACCCACGGCGCCGGCCCCGCCGACGCCGTCGGCAACGACCCCGAGGCCGCCTCGATGGAGCAGCAGGGCCTGGGCTGGAAGTCGACTTACGGCACCGGCAAGGGCGGTGACGCGATCACCAGTGGTCTGGAGGTCACCTGGACCACCAAGCCCACCCAGTGGAGCAACGACTTCTTCGACATCCTCTTCGGCTACGAGTGGGAGCTGACCCAGTCCCCGGCCGGCGCCAACCAGTGGGTGGCCAAGGACGCGCAGGAGATCATCCCCGACGCGCATGACCCGTCGAAGAAGCGTCTGCCCACGATGCTCACGACGGACCTCTCGCTGCGCTTCGACCCGATCTACGGCCCGATCTCGAAACGCTTCCACGAGAACCCGGCCGAGTTCGCGGACGCCTTCGCCCGCGCCTGGTACAAGCTCACCCACCGTGATCTGGGCCCGAAGTCCCTGTACCTCGGCCCGGAGGTCCCGGCGGAGACCTTTCTGTGGCAGGACCCGCTGCCCGAGGCCCAGGGCGAGGCCATCGACGCCGAGGATGTCGCGGTCCTCAAGACCAAGCTCCTCGAGTCCGGCTTGTCCGTCGCGCAACTGGTGTCCACCGCGTGGGCTTCGGCGTCCACCTTCCGCGGCAGCGACAAGCGCGGCGGAGCGAACGGCGCCCGTATCCGCCTTCAGCCGCAGCGCGGCTGGGAAGTCAACGACCCGGACGAGCTCGCCCAGGTCCTGCGCACCCTGGAGAACATCCAGGGCGAGTTCAACTCGGGCGTCAAGAAGGTCTCCCTGGCCGACCTGATCGTCCTCGGCGGCTCCGCCGCCGTGGAGAAAGCCGCCAAGGAGGCCGGCTTCCAGGTCGAGGTGCCCTTCACCGCGGGTCGGGTGGACGCGACGGAGGAGCAGACCGACGCGGAGTCGTTCGAGGCGCTCGAGCCGACCGCCGACGGATTCCGCAACTACCACGGCAAGGGCAACCGGCTGCCGGCCGAGTACCTGCTCCTCGACCGGGCCAACCTGCTCACCTTGAGCGCGCCCGAGATGACCGTCCTGGTCGGTGGTCTGCGCGTCCTCGGAGCAGGCCATCAGCAGTCCCGGCTCGGTGCCTTCACGCGCACGCCCGGCTCGCTGACCAACGACTTCTTCGTCAATCTGCTCGACCTGGGCACTATATGGACATCGACGTCCGAGGACCAGACCACGTTCGAGGGCCGCGACGCCGCCACGGGCGAGGTCAAGTGGGCCGGCAGCCGTGCAGACCTGGTCTTCGGCTCGAACTCCGAGCTGCGGGCGCTCGCCGAGGTCTACGCGAGCGACGACGCCAAGGAGAAGTTCGTCCATGACTTCGCGGCCGCCTGGGTCAAGGTCATGAACCTCGACCGGTTCGACCTGCCCTGA